From Camelina sativa cultivar DH55 chromosome 20, Cs, whole genome shotgun sequence, the proteins below share one genomic window:
- the LOC104770593 gene encoding uncharacterized protein LOC104770593, translated as MSRGCLISCLNIICLMRKKQSKKQQHNPVKTEDVVEPVGVKDAEEEALDRKTNVMGSPGYRKSEYMYISDIIYEKLGEGDSSLSLKNDFNKVKSFDLRGVTKTEEN; from the coding sequence atgtcTAGAGGATGTTTAATTAGTTGTCTCAACATCATATGTTTGATGAGGAAGAAGCAGAGTAAGAAGCAACAACACAATCCTGTGAAAACAGAGGATGTGGTTGAGCCAGTAGGAGTCaaagatgctgaagaagaagccCTGGACAGGAAGACAAACGTCATGGGATCACCGGGATACAGAAAATctgaatatatgtatattagcGACATTATTTATGAAAAACTTGGGGAAGGTGATTCTTCTTTATCCTTGAAAAATGATTTCAACAAAGTGAAGAGCTTTGATTTACGAGGAGtgacaaaaacagaggagaacTAA
- the LOC104772452 gene encoding UPF0481 protein At3g47200-like, whose product MQSRNHXNGLVEIPLLVFDDFISTLLINSVAFEQFNMNFSTEITSYVTFMGCLINTEDDATFLVEKGIIENYFGTGEDVSLFFKNIGKDISFSIYDSFLRDVFEGVNEYTSKGCHVQWAGFKYTHFNTPWTFLSSCAALMLLLLTIFQAFFAAYPYFRPPKNN is encoded by the coding sequence atgcaatcaaggaatcacaNGAATGGTCTGGTTGAAATACCACTACTTGTCTTTGATGACTTTATCAGCACTCTTTTGATCAACTCCGTTGCCTTTGAGCAGTTTAATATGAATTTCTCCACTGAGATTACAAGCTATGTAACATTCATGGGTTGCTTGATAAATACAGAAGATGATGCGACCTTCTTAGTCGAGAAAGGGATTATAGAGAACTATTTCGGAACGGGTGAAGATGTTTCTTTATTCTTCAAGAACATCGGAAAAGACATCTCATTCAGcatatatgatagtttcttgAGAGATGTGTTCGAGGGGGTGAACGAGTACACTTCAAAAGGTTGCCACGTGCAATGGGCAGGGTTCAAGTACACGCATTTCAACACTCCATGGACATTTCTTTCATCTTGTGCGGCTTTGATGCTTCTTCTCCTTACCATTTTCCAAGCTTTCTTTGCAGCTTATCCTTACTTTCGTCCTCCCAAAAACAATTGA